The following proteins are co-located in the Limanda limanda chromosome 5, fLimLim1.1, whole genome shotgun sequence genome:
- the LOC133002084 gene encoding noelin-like: MESEENLLSVLLLLLLITSRFTMVGPSAPEDGWQVYSSAQDSDGRCVCTVVAPQPNVCSRDARSKQLQHLLEKVNNMSQSIELLEQRTHRDVQFVEKMEIELKGLENKFKEVEDGHEINAARQFKSIRSKMEELRPLIRVLESYKADVLLVAQFKDEAANVTKQLESLQETLSGLDYQDLQSRVMNLEDRLRACMQRLACGKLTGVSEPITIKTSGSRFGSWMTDPLAPPGDNRVWYMDGYHNNRFVREYQSMYDFMMTDNFTSHRLPHPWSGTGQVVFNGSIYFNKFQSHTIIKFDFRTSLISRSRQLDFAGYNNMYHYSWGGHSDIDLMVDEGGLWAVYATNQNAGNIVLSQLNPNTLQIIRSWTTNHPKRSAGEAFMICGTLYVTNGYSGGTKVYYAYSTNSSTYEYIDIPLTNKYSHLSMLDYNPRDRALYAWNNGHQVLYNVTLYHIIQ, encoded by the exons GTGGGGCCCTCAGCCCCCGAGGACGGCTGGCAGGTGTACAGCTCGGCTCAGGACTCGGACGGCCGATGTGTTTGTACGGTTGTCGCTCCGCAGCCGAACGTTTGTTCCAGAGATGCTCGAAGCAAACAGCTTCAACATCTGCTCGAAAAG GTTAACAACATGAGTCAGTCCATCGAGCTGCTGGAGCAGCGAACTCACAGAGACGTTCAGTTTGTGGAGAAAATGGAAATTGAGCTGAAAGGTCTGGAAAACAAATTCAAGGAAGTGGAGGACGGACACGAGATCAACGCCGCCCGACAGTTCAAG TCCATCAGGTCAAAGATGGAGGAGCTCCGTCCTCTAATTCGGGTGTTGGAGTCGTATAAAGCTGACGTTCTGCTGGTCGCTCAGTTTAAGGATGAGGCAGCAAATGTGACGAAGCAGTTGGAGTCTCTTCAGGAGACACTTAGCGGACTCGACTATCAGGACCTGCAGAGCAGAGTTATGAACCTGGAGGACCGGCTCAGAGCCTGCATGCAGAGACTGG cttgTGGGAAACTAACAGGAGTCTCTGAGCCAATTACCATCAAGACATCAGGCTCCAGGTTTGGATCCTGGATGACTGACCCACTGGCTCCTCCTGGAGACAACAGA GTGTGGTATATGGATGGTTACCATAACAACCGCTTTGTTAGGGAGTATCAGTCGATGTATGACTTCATGATGACAGACAACTTCACCTCTCATCGTCTGCCTCATCCCTGGTCCGGGACCGGTCAGGTGGTTTTTAACGGATCCATTTACTTCAACAAGTTCCAGAGTCACACCATAATCAAGTTTGACTTCAGGACGTCACTCATCAGCCGCTCACGACAGCTCGACTTTGCCGGCTACAACAACATGTACCATTATTCTTGGGGGGGGCACTCGGATATTGACCTCATGGTAGATGAGGGCGGGCTCTGGGCCGTCTATGCCACCAATCAGAATGCTGGAAACATTGTCCTCAGTCAGTTAAACCCAAACACTCTGCAGATTATCCGCAGCTGGACCACTAACCACCCGAAACGCAGTGCTGGTGAGGCTTTCATGATATGTGGAACCCTGTATGTTACTAATGGTTATTCTGGTGGAACCAAAGTGTACTATGCATACTCCACTAACTCGTCAACGTACGAGTACATCGACATTCCCCTGACTAATAAGTACAGTCACCTGTCCATGCTTGACTACAACCCCCGAGACAGAGCACTGTATGCCTGGAACAATGGTCACCAAGTTCTTTATAACGTGACACTTTACCACATTATACAgtaa